One stretch of Streptomyces sp. A2-16 DNA includes these proteins:
- the radA gene encoding DNA repair protein RadA, with the protein MATRTKSAKERPSYRCTECGWQTAKWLGRCPECQAWGTIEEYGAPAVRTTTPGRVTTSAVPIGQVDGRQATARSTGVPELDRVLGGGLVPGAVVLLAGEPGVGKSTLLLDVAAKSASDEHRTLYVTGEESASQVRMRADRIRAIDDHLYLAAETDLSAVLGHLDAVKPSLLILDSVQTVASPEIDGAPGGMAQVREVAGALIRASKERGMSTLLVGHVTKDGAIAGPRLLEHLVDVVLSFEGDRHARLRLVRGVKNRYGATDEVGCFELHDEGITGLADPSGLFLTRRDEPVPGTCLTVTLEGRRPLVAEVQALTVDSQIPSPRRTTSGLETSRVSMMLAVLEQRGRISALGKRDIYSATVGGVKLSEPAADLAIALALASAASDTPLPKNLVAIGEVGLAGEVRRVTGVQRRLSEAHRLGFTHALVPGDPGKIPSGMKVLEVADIGDALRVLPRSRRREAPRDEEDRR; encoded by the coding sequence ATGGCCACCCGTACGAAGTCCGCCAAGGAGCGCCCGTCCTACCGCTGCACCGAGTGCGGCTGGCAGACGGCCAAGTGGCTCGGCCGCTGCCCCGAGTGCCAGGCCTGGGGGACGATCGAGGAGTACGGCGCGCCCGCGGTGCGTACGACGACACCGGGCCGCGTCACCACCTCCGCCGTGCCCATCGGCCAGGTCGACGGCCGCCAGGCAACTGCCCGCTCCACCGGCGTGCCCGAGCTGGACCGGGTGCTCGGCGGCGGTCTCGTGCCCGGCGCCGTGGTGCTCCTCGCGGGCGAGCCCGGCGTCGGCAAGTCCACACTGCTGCTGGACGTGGCGGCCAAGTCGGCGAGCGACGAGCACCGCACGCTCTATGTGACCGGCGAGGAGTCCGCGAGCCAGGTCCGGATGCGCGCCGACCGCATCCGCGCGATCGACGACCACCTGTATCTCGCCGCGGAGACCGACCTGTCCGCCGTCCTCGGCCATCTGGACGCGGTGAAGCCGTCCCTGCTAATCCTCGACTCGGTGCAGACGGTGGCCTCCCCGGAGATCGACGGCGCCCCCGGCGGCATGGCCCAGGTGCGCGAGGTGGCCGGGGCGCTGATCCGCGCCTCCAAGGAGCGCGGGATGTCCACCCTCCTTGTGGGCCATGTCACCAAGGACGGCGCGATCGCCGGCCCGCGGCTCCTCGAACACCTCGTGGACGTGGTCCTGAGCTTCGAGGGCGACCGGCACGCGCGCCTCCGGCTCGTACGGGGCGTCAAGAACCGCTACGGCGCCACCGACGAGGTCGGCTGCTTCGAGCTGCACGACGAGGGCATCACCGGCCTCGCGGACCCAAGCGGACTTTTCCTGACACGTCGTGACGAACCGGTCCCCGGCACCTGTCTCACCGTCACCCTGGAGGGCCGCCGCCCCCTGGTGGCCGAGGTGCAGGCGCTCACCGTCGACTCGCAGATCCCCTCGCCCCGGCGCACCACCTCGGGCCTGGAGACCTCCCGCGTCTCGATGATGCTCGCCGTCCTGGAGCAGCGCGGCCGGATCAGCGCGCTCGGCAAGCGGGACATCTACTCCGCGACGGTCGGCGGGGTAAAGCTTTCGGAACCTGCCGCGGACCTGGCGATCGCCCTCGCCCTGGCCTCGGCGGCAAGCGACACCCCGCTGCCCAAGAACCTCGTCGCGATCGGCGAAGTGGGCCTGGCTGGCGAGGTCAGACGGGTCACGGGCGTCCAGCGCAGGCTCTCCGAAGCACACCGTCTGGGCTTCACGCATGCGCTCGTACCGGGCGATCCGGGCAAGATCCCGTCCGGCATGAAGGTCCTGGAAGTCGCGGACATAGGGGACGCCCTGAGGGTCCTTCCGCGCTCCCGTCGGCGAGAGGCCCCACGGGACGAGGAGGACCGCCGGTAG
- a CDS encoding SigE family RNA polymerase sigma factor, translating to MAQGEVLEFEEYVRTRQDALLRSARRLVPDPVDAQDLLQTALVRTYGRWETIEDKRLADAYLRRVMINTRTEWWRARKLEEVPTEQLPDASVDDSTEQHADRALLMDVMKVLAPKQRSVVVLRHWEQMSTEETAAALGMSAGTVKSTLHRALARLREELEARDLDARALEREERERCAAA from the coding sequence ATGGCGCAGGGCGAGGTGCTCGAGTTCGAGGAGTACGTCCGCACCCGGCAGGACGCGCTGCTGCGCAGCGCACGCCGTCTGGTCCCGGACCCGGTCGACGCGCAGGACCTGCTCCAGACGGCGCTCGTACGGACGTACGGCCGCTGGGAGACCATCGAGGACAAGCGGCTCGCGGACGCCTACCTGCGCCGGGTGATGATCAACACCCGTACGGAGTGGTGGCGGGCGCGGAAGCTGGAGGAAGTGCCGACCGAGCAGCTCCCGGACGCCTCGGTCGACGACTCCACCGAGCAGCACGCGGACCGCGCCCTGCTGATGGACGTCATGAAGGTGCTCGCCCCCAAGCAGCGCAGTGTCGTGGTGCTGCGACACTGGGAGCAGATGTCAACGGAGGAGACGGCCGCCGCCCTCGGCATGTCGGCCGGTACGGTCAAGAGCACGCTGCACCGGGCGCTCGCCCGGCTCCGCGAGGAGCTGGAGGCCCGCGACCTGGACGCACGCGCGCTGGAGCGTGAGGAGCGGGAGCGTTGCGCGGCGGCCTGA
- a CDS encoding A/G-specific adenine glycosylase, whose translation MTAPIKPPHSSPADGGTDAPLGAGLHSPVIDWFDEHARDLPWRRPEAGPWGVMVSEFMLQQTPVSRVLPVYEQWLARWPRPADLAAEAPGEAVRAWGRLGYPRRALRLHGAAVAITERHGGDVPTDHAQLLALPGIGEYTAAAVASFAYGQRHAVLDTNVRRVFARAVTGVQYPPNATTAAERKLARALLPEDESVAARWAAASMELGALVCTAKNETCQRCPIAAQCAWRLAGKPEHDGPPRRGQTYAGTDRQVRGKLLAVLRDAHAPVSQTVLDRVWHEPVQRARALDGLVADGLVEPLPGGLYRLPLT comes from the coding sequence ATGACTGCGCCCATTAAGCCCCCGCACAGCAGCCCCGCCGACGGCGGCACCGATGCTCCCCTCGGAGCGGGCCTGCACTCCCCCGTCATCGACTGGTTCGACGAGCACGCCCGCGATCTGCCGTGGCGGCGGCCCGAGGCCGGGCCATGGGGGGTGATGGTCAGTGAGTTCATGCTCCAGCAGACACCGGTGAGCCGGGTGCTGCCGGTGTACGAGCAGTGGCTCGCGCGCTGGCCACGGCCCGCCGATCTGGCCGCGGAGGCGCCCGGTGAGGCCGTGCGCGCCTGGGGCCGGCTCGGCTACCCGCGCCGGGCGCTGCGGCTGCACGGCGCCGCGGTCGCCATAACGGAGCGGCACGGCGGTGACGTGCCGACGGACCACGCGCAGCTGCTCGCGCTGCCCGGGATCGGCGAGTACACGGCCGCGGCCGTCGCCTCCTTCGCGTACGGGCAGCGGCACGCGGTGCTGGACACCAATGTGCGGCGGGTGTTCGCGCGGGCGGTGACCGGTGTGCAGTACCCGCCGAACGCCACGACGGCCGCCGAGCGCAAGCTGGCACGCGCGCTGCTGCCGGAGGACGAGAGCGTCGCCGCACGCTGGGCCGCCGCCTCGATGGAGCTCGGCGCGCTGGTGTGCACGGCCAAGAACGAGACCTGTCAGCGCTGCCCGATCGCCGCCCAGTGCGCCTGGCGGCTCGCGGGCAAGCCCGAGCACGACGGACCGCCGCGGCGCGGGCAGACGTACGCCGGTACCGACCGTCAGGTCCGCGGCAAACTGCTCGCCGTGCTGCGCGATGCCCACGCGCCCGTATCGCAGACGGTCCTGGACCGGGTGTGGCACGAGCCGGTGCAGCGGGCGCGGGCGCTGGACGGTCTGGTCGCGGACGGGCTCGTGGAGCCCCTGCCGGGTGGTTTGTATCGGCTGCCGTTGACGTAG
- the disA gene encoding DNA integrity scanning diadenylate cyclase DisA produces MAANDRAAAPGKSGGSAGSDGLMRASLSAVAPGTALRDGLERVLRGNTGGLIVLGFDKTVETMCTGGFVLDVEFAATRLRELCKLDGGIVLSSDLSKILRAGVQFVPDATIPTEETGTRHRTADRVSKQVGFPVVSVSQSMRLIALYVDGQRRVLEDSAAILSRANQALATLERYKLRLDEVAGTLSALEIEDLVTVRDVSAVAQRLEMVRRIATEIAEYVVELGTDGRLLALQLDELIAGVEPERELVVRDYVPEPTAKRSRTVDQALYELDALTHAELLELPTVARALGYTGSPEAIDSGVSPRGFRLLAKVPRLPGAIIDRLVEHFGGLQKLLAASVDDLQTVDGVGEARARSVREGLSRLAESSILERYV; encoded by the coding sequence GTGGCAGCCAACGACCGGGCAGCAGCTCCCGGAAAGTCCGGTGGGAGTGCCGGTTCCGATGGCCTGATGCGCGCCTCCCTGAGCGCCGTGGCCCCCGGTACCGCCCTGCGCGACGGCCTCGAGCGGGTGCTGCGCGGCAACACCGGCGGACTCATCGTGCTGGGCTTCGACAAGACGGTGGAGACGATGTGCACGGGCGGTTTCGTCCTGGACGTCGAGTTCGCGGCCACGCGTCTGCGTGAGCTGTGCAAGCTGGACGGCGGCATCGTGCTCTCGTCCGACCTGTCGAAGATCCTGCGGGCCGGCGTGCAGTTCGTGCCCGACGCGACGATCCCGACGGAGGAGACGGGCACCCGGCACCGCACCGCGGACCGGGTGAGCAAGCAGGTCGGCTTCCCGGTCGTCTCCGTCTCCCAGTCGATGCGCCTCATCGCCCTGTACGTCGACGGCCAGCGCCGCGTCCTGGAGGACTCGGCGGCGATCCTGTCCCGCGCGAACCAGGCCCTGGCGACCCTGGAGCGCTACAAGCTGCGCCTGGACGAGGTCGCGGGCACGCTCTCCGCGCTGGAGATCGAGGACCTGGTGACGGTCCGGGACGTCTCGGCCGTGGCCCAGCGCCTGGAGATGGTGCGCCGTATCGCCACGGAGATCGCCGAGTACGTGGTCGAACTCGGCACGGACGGCCGCCTCCTCGCCCTCCAGCTGGACGAGTTGATCGCGGGCGTGGAGCCGGAGCGCGAACTGGTGGTCCGGGACTACGTCCCCGAACCCACCGCGAAGCGCTCCCGCACGGTCGACCAGGCGCTGTACGAACTGGACGCCCTGACCCACGCCGAGCTCCTCGAACTCCCCACGGTGGCCCGCGCCCTGGGCTACACCGGCTCCCCCGAGGCGATCGACTCGGGCGTCTCCCCCCGCGGTTTCCGTCTCCTGGCCAAGGTCCCCCGCCTGCCCGGCGCGATCATCGACCGCCTGGTGGAGCACTTCGGCGGCCTCCAGAAGCTGCTGGCTGCAAGCGTCGACGACCTGCAGACGGTCGACGGGGTGGGCGAGGCCAGGGCGCGGAGCGTCAGGGAGGGCCTGTCGAGGCTGGCGGAGAGCTCCATCCTGGAGCGGTACGTGTAG
- the cseB gene encoding two-component system response regulator CseB, which translates to MADQTHVLFVEDDDVIREATQLALERDGFAVTAMPDGLSGLDAFRADRPDIALLDVMVPGLDGVSLCRRIRDESTVPVIMLSARADSIDVVLGLEAGADDYVTKPFDGAVLVARIRAVLRRFGHAGGADRGEESADAAAGGVLTFGELEIDTEGMEVRKAGQPVALTPTEMRLLLEFSSAPGTVLSRDKLLERVWDYGWGGDTRVVDVHVQRLRTKIGQDRIETVRGFGYKLKA; encoded by the coding sequence ATGGCAGACCAGACCCATGTGCTGTTCGTCGAGGACGACGACGTCATCCGCGAGGCCACCCAACTCGCCCTGGAGCGGGACGGCTTCGCGGTCACCGCCATGCCCGACGGTCTGTCGGGCCTGGATGCGTTCCGGGCAGACCGTCCCGACATCGCCCTGCTGGACGTCATGGTCCCGGGCCTGGACGGGGTCAGTCTGTGCCGCCGTATCCGCGACGAGTCGACCGTGCCGGTGATCATGCTGTCGGCGCGCGCCGACTCGATCGACGTGGTTCTCGGTCTGGAGGCCGGCGCCGACGACTACGTGACCAAGCCCTTCGACGGGGCCGTCCTGGTCGCCCGGATCCGTGCGGTGCTGCGCCGCTTCGGGCACGCGGGCGGGGCCGACCGGGGCGAGGAGAGCGCGGACGCGGCCGCCGGGGGCGTGCTGACCTTCGGCGAGCTGGAGATCGACACCGAGGGCATGGAGGTGCGCAAGGCCGGGCAGCCGGTGGCGCTCACCCCGACCGAGATGCGGCTGCTCCTGGAGTTCTCCTCCGCGCCCGGCACCGTCCTGTCCCGTGACAAGCTGCTCGAACGGGTGTGGGACTACGGCTGGGGCGGAGACACCCGCGTCGTGGACGTCCATGTGCAGCGGCTGCGGACGAAGATCGGCCAGGACCGGATCGAGACGGTCCGCGGCTTCGGCTACAAGTTGAAGGCCTGA
- the cseC gene encoding two-component system sensor histidine kinase CseC: MRGILRGPVTERVVVRTGLRWKLSAAIALVGALVAIALSLVVHNAARVSMLDNARDLADERIQIAQRNYELTGKPNFPSIAVDDRHLPPPLREKVEEGRRATYVSDRPDRGPDIWAAVPVKGGHVLSLHTGFTDRSTDILNDLDQALVIGSIAVVLGGSALGVLIGGQLSRRLRKAATAANQMAKGETDVRVRDAIGGVVRDETDDLASAVDAMADALQQRLEAERRVTADIAHELRTPVTGLLTAAELLPPGRPTELVLDRAKAMRTLVEDVLEVARLDGASERAELQDILLGEFVARRVAAKDPEIEVRVVHESEVMTDPRRLERVLFNLLANAARHGKPPVEVTVEGRVIRVRDHGPGFPEDLLADGPSRFRTGSADRAGHGHGLGLTIAAGQARVLGARLTFRNVRPAGAPEGVPAEGAVAVLWLPEHAPTATGSYPLLP; encoded by the coding sequence ATGCGGGGGATCCTTCGGGGCCCGGTGACGGAGCGTGTGGTGGTGCGGACGGGCCTGAGATGGAAGCTCAGTGCGGCGATCGCGCTGGTCGGCGCGCTCGTGGCGATCGCGCTCAGCCTGGTCGTGCACAACGCGGCGCGGGTGTCGATGCTGGACAACGCGCGCGATCTCGCGGACGAGCGGATCCAGATCGCCCAGCGCAACTACGAGCTGACGGGCAAGCCGAACTTCCCGAGCATCGCCGTCGACGACCGTCATCTGCCGCCGCCGCTGCGCGAGAAGGTCGAGGAGGGCCGCCGGGCGACGTACGTCTCCGACCGGCCCGACCGCGGGCCGGACATCTGGGCGGCGGTCCCGGTCAAGGGCGGGCACGTGCTGTCGCTGCACACCGGGTTCACCGACCGCAGCACCGACATCCTCAACGACCTCGACCAGGCCCTGGTGATCGGCTCCATCGCGGTGGTCCTCGGCGGCAGCGCGCTCGGCGTGCTCATCGGCGGGCAGCTGTCACGGCGGCTGCGGAAGGCGGCGACGGCGGCGAACCAGATGGCCAAGGGCGAGACGGACGTCCGGGTGCGGGACGCGATCGGCGGGGTCGTACGGGACGAGACCGACGATCTCGCGTCCGCCGTGGACGCCATGGCGGACGCGCTCCAGCAGCGGCTGGAGGCGGAGCGGCGGGTCACCGCCGACATCGCGCACGAGCTGCGGACACCGGTGACCGGGCTGCTGACGGCGGCGGAGCTGCTGCCGCCCGGCCGGCCCACCGAACTAGTCCTGGACCGGGCGAAGGCCATGCGCACCCTCGTCGAGGACGTCCTGGAGGTGGCCCGGCTCGACGGCGCCTCCGAGCGGGCCGAACTGCAGGACATCCTGCTCGGTGAGTTCGTCGCCCGGCGGGTGGCGGCGAAGGACCCGGAGATCGAGGTCCGCGTGGTGCACGAGTCGGAGGTCATGACCGATCCGCGCCGCCTGGAGCGCGTGCTGTTCAACCTCCTCGCCAACGCCGCCCGGCACGGCAAGCCGCCCGTCGAGGTCACCGTCGAGGGCCGGGTCATCCGCGTGCGCGACCACGGCCCCGGCTTCCCCGAGGACCTCCTCGCCGACGGCCCGAGCCGCTTCCGCACGGGCAGCGCGGACCGCGCGGGCCACGGACACGGGCTGGGCCTCACCATCGCCGCCGGTCAGGCCAGAGTGCTGGGCGCCCGGCTGACCTTCCGCAACGTACGACCGGCGGGGGCACCGGAGGGGGTCCCGGCGGAGGGCGCGGTGGCAGTGCTGTGGCTGCCGGAACACGCGCCCACGGCCACGGGGAGCTATCCGCTGTTGCCGTGA